The following are from one region of the Methanohalobium evestigatum Z-7303 genome:
- a CDS encoding IS5 family transposase, with protein MDSFTDFAFNEEYKRLIAVGDKLAEVEALIDWKKFRPILESKKFRPILESMYTNRSASGGRPEADVIVMLKMLILQQWHGLSDQEIEKQCIDRISFRHFLKFPEYIPDSTTVWLFRKRIIDTNKEKEVWRELQRQLDSLGLKIKKGMIQDATFIHSDPGHAGADKPRGSEAKTRRNKDGTWAKKSGKSHFGYKLHTIIDTDYQLIRRFETTTATVHDNKVDLSRENEVVYRDKGYFGSKCCGYDATMQRAVRGRPLGIREILRNSRISAIRVTGERVYAVTKGVFKSGTTLVTTVKRVNLKMLFTAFGFNLYQLSTLRSKGVI; from the coding sequence ATGGATTCATTTACTGATTTTGCTTTTAACGAAGAATATAAACGTCTTATTGCTGTAGGGGATAAGCTTGCTGAAGTTGAAGCTTTGATAGATTGGAAGAAATTCAGACCTATACTGGAATCGAAGAAATTCAGACCTATACTGGAATCGATGTATACCAACAGGTCGGCTTCGGGCGGTAGACCCGAAGCTGACGTTATCGTCATGCTCAAGATGCTGATACTTCAGCAGTGGCATGGGTTATCTGATCAGGAGATTGAGAAACAGTGTATCGACAGGATTTCGTTCAGACATTTCCTCAAATTCCCTGAATACATACCAGACAGTACAACTGTCTGGTTGTTCAGGAAGAGGATCATCGATACTAACAAGGAAAAAGAGGTATGGAGAGAGTTGCAGAGACAACTCGATTCTCTTGGACTCAAGATCAAGAAAGGAATGATCCAGGACGCCACGTTCATTCATTCCGACCCAGGACATGCCGGGGCTGACAAGCCCCGTGGGAGTGAAGCAAAGACCAGACGAAATAAAGATGGTACATGGGCCAAGAAGAGTGGTAAATCTCATTTCGGTTACAAGCTACATACAATTATCGATACGGATTATCAACTGATTAGAAGATTCGAAACCACAACAGCAACAGTTCATGATAACAAAGTCGATCTCTCAAGAGAAAATGAGGTTGTGTACAGGGATAAGGGATACTTCGGTTCAAAATGTTGTGGTTATGATGCTACTATGCAGAGAGCAGTACGTGGAAGGCCACTGGGTATAAGAGAAATATTAAGAAACAGTAGAATCAGCGCTATCAGAGTAACCGGTGAAAGAGTATATGCGGTTACAAAAGGAGTGTTCAAATCAGGTACCACACTCGTTACTACTGTGAAACGCGTGAACCTGAAAATGCTGTTTACGGCCTTCGGATTCAACCTGTATCAATTGAGTACATTAAGGAGCAAAGGAGTGATTTAA
- a CDS encoding SdrD B-like domain-containing protein: MMLVISGLASAVVTIECPDCSDDAQCDGSPCVRDLIAGKNHYAGEVIVWNNESHIFVKYDTNDDWCMEETQAYVGTSYMGTAPGSYDYKTTHDNCIDNFTYEIPLSDFSLDDCDTVYVATHAVVNKLNPDVPGEPQETAWGEGPEINGNWAMYFCYTIAPTASLGDYVWNDMNKNDIQDDEEVGLTGVTVNLYNCSGDSLRATTTTDENGYYNFTNLEPGNYYVNFTIPPEFEFTLQDAGPDNIDSDVNSTTGNTSCIILASGENNDTIDAGLYEIETPENKATIGDRVWEDSNGNGIQDDGELGISDIIVTLHNCSDDTIVSSTTTDADGYYNFTVTPGSYYVNFSSDGYVFTSANQGTDDGVDSDANSSGITDCVNLDNNETNYTVDAGLYRPVSIGDYVWEDVNADGIQNDGNTGIGNVTINLYDCDTGNKIANNTTDVDGDYNFTGLSPGNYYVNFEAPHGYEFTILGQGANYEDNNANILGNTTCITLVSGENNDTIDVGLYQPATIGDFVWEDSDKDGVQDPGETGISGLTVELYNCSTDELESSTITNASGYYNFSVTPGNYYVQFSSDGYNFTQANKESEDVDSDADSSGNTTCITVVSGETNETIDAGLYQQAMIGDFVWEDSDMDGIQDDGETGIPDIRVELYNCSTDNLVSNTTTNNSGYYNFTVEPGEYYVNFSSDGYEFTLQNQGGEDTVDSDANSSGVTECITLESNETNDTIDAGLYQPASIGDYVWEDVNGDGVQNDGDTGIDNVTVNLYNCNGDFLETTKTNESGYYNFTGLAPGDYYINFIDSPGYEFTILGQGASYEDNNADLLGNTTCITLVSGENNDTIDAGLYQPATIGDFVWEDTNKNGKQDIGESGISGLTVELYNCSTDDLVSNTTTNASGYYNFSVEPGEYYVNFSSDGYEFTLANQGVDNTVDSDADSSGNTTCITVESGETNDTVDAGLYQPATIGDFVWEDTNKNGKQDIGESGISGLTVELYNCSTDELESSTTTNASGYYNFSVTPGSYYVQFSSDGYEFTSSNQGTDDSMDSDADSSGNTTCITVEIRRDQRYRRCRFVPASHDRRFRLGRY; this comes from the coding sequence ATGATGCTTGTTATATCTGGATTAGCAAGTGCTGTAGTAACAATTGAATGTCCCGACTGCTCTGATGATGCACAGTGTGATGGATCTCCATGTGTGAGAGACCTTATAGCAGGTAAAAATCATTATGCTGGAGAAGTCATAGTATGGAATAATGAATCCCATATTTTTGTGAAATACGATACTAATGATGATTGGTGTATGGAAGAAACACAAGCATATGTTGGTACTTCATATATGGGTACTGCTCCAGGGTCTTATGATTATAAAACTACTCACGATAATTGTATCGATAATTTTACCTATGAAATACCATTAAGTGACTTTTCATTAGATGATTGTGATACTGTTTATGTGGCAACTCATGCGGTTGTAAATAAGTTAAATCCTGATGTGCCTGGAGAGCCCCAGGAAACTGCGTGGGGTGAAGGTCCAGAAATTAATGGAAACTGGGCTATGTATTTCTGTTATACGATAGCACCCACAGCTTCACTCGGTGATTATGTCTGGAACGATATGAATAAAAATGATATTCAGGATGATGAAGAAGTGGGTTTAACAGGTGTAACGGTAAATCTGTATAATTGCAGTGGTGATTCTTTAAGAGCAACCACAACAACAGATGAAAACGGTTATTACAATTTCACAAATCTGGAACCAGGGAACTATTATGTGAATTTTACCATACCCCCTGAGTTTGAATTTACTTTACAGGATGCGGGACCTGATAATATAGATAGTGATGTCAATAGTACTACAGGTAATACATCCTGTATAATATTGGCATCAGGTGAAAATAACGATACCATAGATGCTGGTTTGTACGAAATTGAAACACCCGAAAACAAAGCAACTATTGGAGACCGTGTATGGGAAGATTCGAATGGGAATGGAATCCAAGATGATGGAGAACTAGGAATCTCGGATATAATAGTAACTTTACATAATTGTAGTGACGATACAATCGTATCCAGTACAACAACAGATGCTGATGGTTATTACAATTTTACAGTTACTCCTGGTAGCTATTATGTTAATTTCTCATCAGATGGTTATGTATTCACATCGGCAAACCAGGGAACCGATGACGGTGTGGACAGTGATGCAAATTCTTCAGGTATTACTGATTGTGTAAACCTTGATAATAATGAAACTAATTATACAGTAGATGCTGGTTTGTATCGACCAGTTTCAATTGGTGATTATGTCTGGGAAGATGTAAATGCTGATGGAATCCAGAATGATGGTAATACAGGTATTGGCAATGTAACTATCAATCTATATGATTGCGATACAGGTAATAAAATCGCAAACAATACAACCGATGTTGATGGTGACTATAATTTTACAGGTCTTTCTCCTGGAAATTACTACGTAAACTTCGAAGCTCCTCATGGATATGAATTTACTATATTAGGACAAGGAGCAAACTATGAAGATAACAATGCTAATATTTTAGGGAACACCACTTGTATAACTTTGGTTTCAGGTGAAAATAATGATACCATAGATGTTGGGTTGTACCAACCAGCCACAATAGGAGATTTCGTCTGGGAGGATTCTGACAAGGATGGTGTACAGGATCCTGGAGAAACCGGAATCTCGGGTCTAACAGTAGAACTGTACAATTGCAGTACGGATGAATTAGAATCAAGTACAATAACGAATGCTAGCGGATATTACAACTTCAGTGTAACCCCAGGCAACTATTATGTACAGTTTTCATCCGATGGTTACAATTTCACTCAGGCTAATAAGGAATCTGAAGATGTTGATAGTGATGCTGACAGTAGCGGAAATACTACCTGTATCACAGTAGTATCAGGTGAAACCAACGAAACAATTGATGCAGGATTGTATCAACAAGCAATGATAGGAGATTTTGTCTGGGAAGATTCTGATATGGATGGGATCCAAGATGATGGAGAAACCGGAATCCCGGATATAAGGGTAGAACTATACAATTGTAGTACAGATAATTTAGTATCCAATACAACAACTAATAATAGTGGATATTATAACTTCACAGTTGAACCTGGTGAGTATTATGTGAATTTTTCGTCAGATGGATATGAATTTACTTTACAGAACCAGGGTGGAGAAGATACAGTTGATAGCGATGCGAACAGCTCAGGCGTAACCGAATGTATTACCCTGGAATCAAATGAAACCAATGATACTATAGATGCAGGATTGTATCAGCCAGCTTCAATCGGTGATTACGTTTGGGAAGATGTAAATGGAGATGGAGTTCAGAACGATGGTGATACAGGTATTGATAATGTAACTGTTAATCTGTACAATTGCAATGGTGACTTTTTAGAAACTACAAAAACCAATGAATCGGGTTACTACAATTTTACAGGTCTAGCACCAGGAGATTATTACATTAATTTCATAGATTCTCCAGGATATGAATTCACCATATTAGGACAAGGAGCAAGTTATGAAGATAATAATGCTGATCTTTTAGGAAACACTACTTGTATAACTTTGGTTTCAGGTGAAAATAATGATACCATAGATGCAGGTTTGTACCAGCCAGCCACAATAGGAGATTTCGTCTGGGAAGATACTAATAAGAATGGTAAACAGGATATCGGTGAATCCGGTATATCGGGTCTAACAGTAGAACTGTACAATTGCAGTACAGATGACTTAGTATCCAATACAACAACTAATGCTAGCGGATATTACAACTTCAGTGTTGAACCTGGTGAATATTATGTAAACTTCTCATCCGATGGATATGAATTCACTCTGGCTAACCAGGGTGTAGATAATACAGTTGATAGTGATGCAGACAGCAGCGGTAATACTACGTGTATCACAGTAGAATCCGGAGAGACCAATGATACCGTAGATGCAGGGTTGTACCAACCAGCTACGATAGGAGATTTCGTCTGGGAAGATACTAATAAGAATGGTAAACAGGATATCGGTGAATCCGGTATATCGGGTCTAACAGTAGAACTGTACAATTGCAGTACGGATGAATTAGAATCAAGTACAACAACTAATGCTAGCGGATATTACAACTTCAGTGTAACCCCAGGCAGCTATTATGTACAGTTCTCATCCGATGGTTACGAATTCACATCGTCAAACCAGGGAACCGATGACAGTATGGATAGTGATGCAGACAGCAGCGGTAATACTACGTGTATCACAGTAGAAATCCGGAGAGACCAACGATACCGTAGATGCAGGTTTGTACCAGCCAGCCACGATAGGAGATTTCGTCTGGGAAGATACTAA
- a CDS encoding SdrD B-like domain-containing protein translates to MYQPATIGDFVWEDTNKNGKQDIGESGISGLTVELYNCSTDELESSTTTNASGYYNFSVTPGNYYVQFSSDGYEFTSANQGTDDSMDSDADSSGNTTCITVESGETNDTVDAGLYQPATIGDFVWEDTNKNGKQDIGETGISGLTVELYNCSTDELESSTTTNASGYYNFSVTPGSYYVNFSSDGYEFTLANQGTDDGVDSDADSSGNTTCITVESGKTNDTIDAGLYQPENPKASMGDFVWEDLDGDGTQDIGEPGIFNVTVYLYDCVTGNLIATTNTDEDGEYLFTGLTPGVYNVSFAAPPESGYVFTPKDQGSDEKDSDANSTGNTTCINLVSGETNDTIDAGMYQPASVSDFVWNDTNCNGIQDPGEKGVANVEVRLYNIDGDYITSEITNASGFYKFLVPPGHYYLNFVLPEGHEFSPQFMGGDINKDSDVDNTGNTSIIMLTSGENNVTIDAGIFKASPSIQIEKFTNGKDADEPRGPVVQVGTQVTWTYNVTNTGNVNLTNINVTDSKGVEVNCLNTTLEPDESMVCNAIGTAKLGQYSNYGNVTAEYNGVQVNDSDPSHYFGHDHWTKVPTANPVLLIGVLGVAMLLLLRREQK, encoded by the coding sequence TTGTACCAGCCAGCCACGATAGGAGATTTCGTCTGGGAAGATACTAATAAGAATGGTAAACAGGATATCGGTGAATCCGGTATATCGGGTCTAACAGTAGAATTGTACAATTGCAGTACGGATGAATTAGAATCAAGTACAACAACTAATGCTAGCGGATATTACAACTTCAGTGTAACCCCAGGCAACTATTATGTACAGTTCTCATCCGATGGTTACGAATTCACATCGGCAAACCAGGGAACCGATGACAGTATGGATAGTGATGCAGACAGCAGCGGTAATACTACGTGTATCACAGTAGAATCCGGAGAGACCAACGATACCGTAGATGCAGGTTTGTACCAGCCAGCCACAATAGGAGATTTCGTCTGGGAAGATACTAATAAGAATGGTAAACAGGATATCGGTGAAACCGGAATCTCGGGTCTAACAGTAGAATTGTACAATTGCAGTACGGATGAATTAGAATCAAGTACAACAACGAATGCTAGTGGATATTACAACTTCAGTGTAACCCCAGGCAGCTATTATGTAAACTTCTCATCCGATGGATATGAATTCACTCTGGCTAACCAGGGAACCGATGACGGTGTGGATAGTGATGCAGACAGCAGCGGTAATACTACGTGTATCACAGTAGAATCCGGAAAGACCAATGATACAATTGATGCAGGTTTGTATCAACCAGAGAATCCAAAAGCCTCAATGGGTGATTTTGTTTGGGAAGATTTGGATGGTGATGGAACCCAGGATATTGGAGAGCCCGGTATATTTAATGTGACCGTTTATCTGTATGATTGTGTTACAGGTAATTTAATAGCTACAACAAATACAGATGAAGATGGAGAATATCTTTTCACAGGTCTAACTCCAGGTGTATATAATGTAAGTTTTGCAGCACCGCCAGAATCAGGATATGTGTTTACACCTAAAGACCAGGGATCTGATGAAAAGGATAGTGATGCAAACAGTACTGGTAATACAACGTGTATAAATTTGGTTTCAGGCGAGACCAATGATACTATAGATGCAGGTATGTATCAGCCAGCGTCTGTTAGTGATTTTGTCTGGAATGATACAAATTGTAATGGTATCCAGGACCCTGGTGAAAAAGGAGTAGCAAATGTTGAAGTTAGATTATATAACATCGATGGAGATTACATAACCAGTGAAATAACAAACGCATCGGGTTTCTATAAATTTTTAGTGCCCCCAGGCCACTATTATCTGAATTTTGTACTCCCTGAAGGTCATGAATTTTCACCCCAGTTTATGGGAGGTGATATCAATAAAGATAGTGATGTAGATAATACTGGCAATACATCAATTATCATGTTGACATCGGGTGAAAACAATGTAACTATAGATGCTGGAATCTTCAAAGCGTCACCCTCGATTCAAATCGAGAAATTTACAAATGGTAAAGATGCTGACGAACCAAGAGGACCAGTTGTTCAGGTGGGAACGCAGGTTACATGGACATATAATGTAACAAACACTGGTAATGTGAACCTAACAAATATCAATGTTACAGACAGCAAGGGAGTAGAGGTCAATTGTTTGAATACAACTCTTGAACCTGATGAATCAATGGTTTGTAATGCTATAGGAACCGCCAAGCTGGGACAGTACAGTAATTACGGAAATGTTACTGCCGAATATAACGGAGTCCAGGTAAATGATAGTGACCCCAGTCATTATTTCGGACATGATCACTGGACTAAAGTACCGACTGCAAACCCTGTACTGCTTATTGGTGTTCTTGGTGTTGCAATGCTGTTGTTGCTTAGAAGGGAGCAGAAATAA
- a CDS encoding PAS domain S-box protein: protein MKLLQYFKNKKSVIIVTLMLGFFIILIDIVTDIIDPTASLSLFDLFIYLVILPVFLLFGIVIASAMGEYKNLNNVFQSVSDVNQLIIREKNVEQLLQRTCDILTNSRTFESTWIILFDEDGNITASSESGVGPSFNDFLKRYERGEMSRCLQDLFYQSDNLLVIENKKSNCSDCPLILKETGYNALVSRLEHGNKLYGILAVSGSDDIISERGKQLFHEVTSDISYALYNLESENKLIEKEERHRTIVDDVLDSSKVGIFILDSCFHVVWINEPMEDYFGIDREDIIGKDKRQLVEDKLKHIFEDSDEFANRLLATYDDNSYIENFECHVLPDSNREERWLEHWSQPIKSGLYAGGRIEHYYDITYRKIIEQDLRTERDFIEKVADTSPICITKVDRNGYIVYANHAAEMVLGLSKSKIQERTYDDVKWKITDFDGNYYPQEELPFELVQKYLEPVYDVRHAIQWPDGQRKLLSINAAPIFDDYNRFDGLVAAIENISEKIEKERELKESEKKFRNYIDHSPIGIFVANKDGYYVDVNPAASSITGYTRDELLSMNLIDLHPQDVLEQIYQAYNYLVENGKTSVELPFITKKSELRYFILDAVKLSDDKYLGFTTDITERKKVEDELKESEGRFRTVIEQAADAIIAHDFDGNILYVNDLTCDNLGYTKDELLSMNLADIDPNIDTYEPRKRYWDKLSYHSSYLIETVNRRKDGSEFPVEVKMTLMNLSGKPVILGFVRDITVRKQAEEKLINAKLEAEAANQAKSELLANVSHELRTPLTSIIGFSDVILKRKVGDLNDNQTRYLDKIHKSGQHLLDLINDILDLAKIESGKLELHREKISIPALLNDLESKLYPFASKKGLSLDSEIDPNIEYIYADEIKLRQILYNLIYNAIKFTNKGSVTVTVRQKNDAYQFSVIDTGIGIPEDKQDEIFESFRQLDTGASRRYAGTGLGLALVKRLVEIHGGQIWVESEESKGTTFTFTIPSTKSELPFG from the coding sequence ATGAAATTGTTGCAGTATTTTAAAAACAAAAAATCGGTAATCATTGTAACATTAATGCTTGGTTTTTTTATCATATTAATAGATATTGTGACTGATATCATTGACCCAACTGCAAGTTTATCTTTGTTTGATCTTTTCATTTATCTGGTTATTTTACCAGTATTCTTATTGTTTGGTATTGTCATTGCAAGTGCAATGGGTGAGTACAAAAACTTAAACAATGTATTCCAATCGGTTAGCGATGTTAACCAGCTAATAATAAGGGAGAAAAATGTTGAACAGTTGTTACAAAGGACCTGTGATATTCTAACTAACTCTCGTACATTTGAAAGCACGTGGATAATTCTATTTGATGAAGATGGAAATATAACAGCATCTTCAGAATCAGGAGTAGGTCCGAGTTTCAATGATTTCCTGAAAAGATACGAAAGAGGGGAGATGAGCCGATGTCTTCAGGATTTATTCTACCAATCTGATAATTTACTGGTTATTGAAAATAAAAAATCAAATTGTTCGGATTGTCCATTGATACTGAAAGAGACAGGTTACAATGCTCTGGTTTCAAGATTGGAACATGGAAATAAATTATATGGGATTTTGGCTGTTTCAGGTTCTGATGATATAATCTCGGAACGGGGTAAACAATTGTTCCATGAAGTTACTAGTGATATATCCTATGCTCTATATAACCTAGAATCTGAGAACAAATTAATAGAAAAAGAAGAAAGACATAGAACCATCGTTGATGATGTCCTTGATAGTTCTAAGGTTGGAATTTTCATACTGGATTCCTGTTTTCATGTAGTCTGGATTAATGAACCGATGGAGGATTATTTCGGAATTGATAGAGAAGATATAATCGGCAAAGATAAACGACAGCTTGTCGAAGATAAATTGAAACATATTTTTGAGGATAGCGATGAGTTTGCAAACAGGTTATTAGCTACATACGATGATAACAGCTATATAGAGAATTTTGAATGTCATGTCCTTCCTGATAGTAACCGAGAGGAGCGATGGCTTGAACACTGGAGCCAACCGATAAAATCAGGACTTTATGCAGGCGGGCGCATAGAACATTATTACGATATCACTTACAGGAAAATAATCGAACAAGATCTTCGTACAGAAAGGGATTTTATAGAAAAAGTGGCAGATACTAGTCCTATTTGTATAACAAAAGTTGATAGAAACGGTTACATTGTTTATGCAAACCATGCAGCTGAGATGGTCTTAGGTTTGTCCAAAAGTAAAATACAGGAGCGAACCTATGACGATGTGAAATGGAAAATTACTGATTTTGATGGAAATTATTATCCTCAAGAAGAATTACCATTTGAACTCGTCCAAAAATATCTGGAACCGGTTTATGATGTAAGACATGCTATACAATGGCCTGATGGTCAGAGAAAACTTTTGTCTATAAATGCGGCTCCTATATTTGATGATTATAACAGGTTCGATGGTTTAGTTGCAGCTATCGAAAATATATCTGAAAAAATAGAAAAAGAAAGAGAATTAAAGGAAAGTGAAAAAAAATTCCGCAATTATATAGACCATTCACCTATAGGTATATTTGTAGCCAATAAAGATGGGTATTATGTGGATGTTAACCCTGCTGCTTCATCTATTACTGGTTATACAAGAGATGAATTGTTGTCGATGAACCTGATTGATTTGCATCCACAAGATGTACTTGAACAAATCTATCAAGCCTATAATTACCTCGTAGAAAACGGTAAAACCTCTGTAGAACTGCCGTTCATAACGAAAAAAAGCGAACTAAGATATTTCATATTGGATGCAGTAAAACTTTCAGATGATAAATATCTGGGTTTCACTACTGATATAACTGAACGCAAAAAAGTAGAAGATGAATTGAAAGAGAGTGAGGGTAGGTTCAGAACTGTTATAGAACAGGCAGCGGATGCTATAATAGCTCATGATTTTGACGGCAATATATTATATGTTAACGACCTTACCTGTGATAATTTAGGGTATACAAAAGATGAATTGTTGTCGATGAATCTTGCTGATATTGACCCAAATATTGATACTTATGAACCCAGAAAGAGATATTGGGATAAATTATCATATCACAGTTCATACCTTATAGAGACGGTAAACAGACGCAAAGATGGTTCAGAGTTCCCGGTAGAGGTTAAAATGACATTAATGAACCTATCTGGAAAACCTGTAATCTTGGGTTTCGTTCGCGATATAACTGTCAGAAAACAGGCAGAAGAAAAGTTAATAAACGCAAAATTAGAAGCTGAAGCTGCTAACCAGGCAAAAAGTGAATTGCTGGCTAATGTAAGCCATGAACTAAGAACTCCTCTAACATCGATTATCGGTTTTTCTGATGTGATTTTGAAAAGAAAAGTAGGAGATTTGAACGACAATCAAACACGTTACTTAGATAAAATCCATAAAAGCGGTCAACATCTACTTGACCTGATAAATGATATACTCGATTTAGCAAAAATTGAATCTGGTAAACTTGAACTTCATCGGGAAAAAATATCAATACCAGCACTACTTAATGATTTGGAATCTAAATTGTATCCTTTTGCATCAAAAAAAGGTCTGTCTTTAGATTCGGAAATCGATCCAAATATTGAATATATATATGCAGATGAAATAAAACTCAGGCAAATACTTTACAATTTAATTTACAACGCTATAAAATTTACAAATAAAGGCTCCGTAACTGTTACTGTTAGGCAGAAAAATGATGCATACCAATTTTCAGTTATCGATACGGGTATCGGTATACCGGAAGACAAACAGGATGAAATATTTGAGTCGTTCAGACAATTGGATACTGGTGCTAGCCGGCGATATGCTGGAACCGGTCTTGGATTGGCACTTGTTAAGAGATTGGTTGAAATCCATGGTGGACAAATCTGGGTTGAAAGTGAGGAAAGCAAAGGAACAACTTTTACTTTCACTATTCCATCAACGAAAAGTGAACTACCATTTGGCTAA
- a CDS encoding transposase, with protein sequence MAKDQVASEGVCFTDMCCRKTLSFLDGSHTHYRLSLYDQLDETSKNRVKSICKKYADKLNNTNQDKNLRHLDNVKIAKQESVKDDVRRFSLTDPESRFIKNKKGRIELGCNTQITVDHKEGIIIANDVCQQRSDAHQLKPQLELVEKYCGRLGKGTKICADSGYIHEINVQYLKQKDLDPYIPEQSDKDNIKKVRKHKK encoded by the coding sequence TTGGCTAAAGACCAAGTGGCTTCAGAAGGAGTTTGCTTTACCGACATGTGTTGCCGAAAAACCTTATCCTTCCTGGATGGTTCACACACCCACTATCGGTTATCCCTTTACGATCAGCTTGATGAAACCAGTAAAAATCGAGTAAAATCCATATGCAAGAAGTATGCTGATAAGCTTAATAATACTAATCAGGATAAAAACTTGAGACACCTGGATAACGTAAAGATAGCTAAGCAAGAATCTGTTAAAGATGATGTTAGAAGATTTAGCTTAACAGACCCGGAATCAAGGTTTATTAAGAATAAGAAAGGCAGAATCGAACTGGGATGCAACACTCAAATCACTGTTGACCATAAGGAAGGAATCATAATTGCTAATGATGTATGCCAACAAAGAAGTGATGCTCACCAGCTTAAACCACAACTTGAACTTGTTGAAAAGTATTGTGGAAGATTAGGTAAAGGTACAAAGATATGTGCTGATAGCGGTTACATTCATGAGATAAATGTACAATACTTGAAACAAAAAGATTTAGACCCTTATATACCGGAACAATCCGATAAAGATAACATAAAAAAGGTACGGAAACATAAAAAATAA
- a CDS encoding transposase: MYICPENRILKYSYEIYDEKRSQKRWVYRGTHCRDCKSNQQCTNRKDRIRQLKVNHLSRDRKRLKEKMSTDKAQSIFKQRKYTVEPVIGNYKQNLRFREFITRGLNSVKKCLTWYVLL, from the coding sequence GTGTACATCTGTCCTGAAAATCGGATTTTAAAATATTCATATGAAATATATGACGAAAAAAGGTCTCAAAAACGTTGGGTTTACAGAGGTACTCATTGCAGAGACTGTAAATCAAATCAACAGTGTACAAATAGAAAAGATAGAATCAGGCAACTGAAGGTTAATCATCTATCCCGGGATAGAAAACGACTGAAAGAAAAGATGAGTACTGATAAAGCGCAGTCAATCTTTAAACAGAGAAAATATACTGTAGAACCGGTTATAGGAAACTACAAACAAAATTTAAGATTCAGGGAATTTATTACAAGGGGATTGAATTCAGTTAAAAAATGTTTAACCTGGTATGTGCTGCTATAA